In Gordonia sp. SL306, the genomic window CGAGTCCGTGAGGGTGCCGGCCTGTGAGCGTGCATGCTCACGGGCGCCTGCGGTGCTGGCGGTGGTTGCGGTGCCGGACATGGTGATGAAACTCCTTGGAGGGTGGGATGGGTGGTCGACCCTTCGAGACGCTCGCAAGCTCGCTCCTCAGGGATCGAGGGACGTGGCGGGGTTCCGGAGCCCGGTCCCTGAGGTGTGAGCGAAGCGAGCCACGAAGGGCGGGCGACTACGCGCCGACGGTGACCGGCTTGGGATGTTCCTTGCCCCGCGGGAAGCAGGCGATGCCGACGAGCACGGTGATCGCGATGCAGATCGGACCCGCCCAGCGCAGGATCGGCATCTCCCCCGCCGGATCGAACACCTCGGCCCGCGGCCAGGACAGATTGACCACCATGAACGCGCCGTAGAGGACCGCGAGGAGGTTCACGACGATACCGAGACGACCCATCGAGAACAGCTTCTTGCCCTCGGCATCCACCGCGACGCCGCCCTTCGGCCAGCCCTGGAATCGGCGGTACAGCATCGGCGCGGTGACGGCGAGGTAGGCCAGGTAGATGAGGATGATGCAGACGCTGGCAAGGGTCGCGAAGATCGCCGAGTTGCCGACGTTGACCACGAGGATGCCGATGCAGAGCAGTCCGATCAGGATCGACGGTGCGATCGGGGTGCCGGTGCGTTCGTTCACGTGGGACAGCGTCTTGGAGAACGGGAGCCGTCCGTCGCGAGCCATCGAGAACATCAGCCGCGAGCACGCCGTCTGGATCGCCAGGGTGCAGATGAAGATGGCGACGGCGACATCGCACAGCAGGACCTTGCCCCAGAAGCTGCCGAGAACCGAGTCGAGAACGTAGGGCAGACCGCCGGTGGCGAGTTCGTCGTCGAGGGTGGGCGCCGCCATGAGTGCACCGAGCAGCATCAGTCCGCCACCGATCGCGGAGACCGTCAGGGCGAGACGGATCGTTCGGGGAGCGACCCGCCGCGGGTTCCTGGTCTCCTCGGCGAGTTCACCGGCCGAGCCGAAGCCGACCATGACGTAGGCGGCCATGAGGCCCGAGACGATGAACGCCCAGATGTAGCCGGGTTGCTGGCCGGGGATGCCGGTGTCGAAGACGACGTCAGGCCCGCGCTTGGCGTGGGTGAACAGCGCGAGGACCACCGCGACGACGCCGACGAGCTCGCAGGTGACGCCGATGTTGTTGATGCGGCTCATCCAGGAGATGCCGACGCAGTTGATGGCCGTGACGATGACGAGCAGGATCGAACCGAGCAGCACCGCGTTGGCGGCACCGCTGGTACTGGTCAGGGTCGGGTCGTCGCCGATGATCTGGAACCCGCTCCACACCGACGGCAGGACCACCTGCAGTGCAATGGCCGCGGCCGAGGCCGTGACGACCTGGGCGATCATCATGAACCAGCCGCCGAACCAGCCGATCACCTCTCCGCCCATTCGCCGCGACCACTGGTAGATGGCGCCCGAGATCGGGTAGCGCGCGGCGATCTCCGCGAAGCAGAGCGCAACCAGGAACTGACCTGCGTAGACGATGGGCCACGTCCAGAAGAACGCCGGCCCGCCGAACCCGAAGCCCAGGCCGAACAGCTGAAAGATCGTGGTGAGGATCGACACGAAGGAGAAGCCGGCGGCGAACGACGCGAACGTGCCGAGAGATCGGTGCAACTGTTGGTCATAGCCGAACTCGGACAGATCATCGGCATCGCCGCCCGACGATGTCGGCGGCTCGGCCGGAGGGGTGATGGCGGTGGAGGTCATGATCGTTCGCCTCTCTGCTGAGGGTCGGGAGCTCCACGGTGAGCTTTTATCTGTCGAGTGACAGATAACCGTTCGGCGATTTCTGTCGAATGACAGAAATGTTTCGAACCGGAAAACGCACGCTACGTCTGTGTAACACCACCCCAGGTCAGCGCGTCGGCACGGGCGGTAACGGTGCACTAGGGTGATTCTGTCGACCGACCAACAACACGAACGGGGACGAGATGGCGACGCCTCCGGCTTCATCGCGCACGGCCGCGAGCCCGGGACGGCCACGGCTCGTCAAGCCGAAACGCCGGGGCGAGACCGCCCGCGACGAGATCCTCGACGCCGCAGCCGAGCTGTTCACCCGCCACGGGTACACCGGGACGTCGACGCGGATGATCGCCGACGCCGTCGGAGTCCGGCAGGCATCGCTATATCACTATTTCAAGACCAAGGACGACATCCTGGCCGCTCTGCTCGCGACCACCGTCGATCCCTCACTCGAGCAGGCGCGTGAGCTCCTGACGTCCGAGGGGGAACCGCTGCAACGCCTGCTCGATCTCGCCCGCTACGACGTCACGCAGCTTGCGGCAGCGCGGTGGAACCTCGGCGCACTCTATTTGTTGCCCGAGCTGGCCGACGTGAGGTTCGGCGAGTTCCGCGCCGCCCGCCAGGAATTGTCGGCCGCATACGAAGCGCTCGCCACCGCGGCCCTGGCCGACGTGTCCGACACTCGCGGACTGTTGCCCTTCCGGCTCGTCGAGTCGGTCATCATGATGCGGTCCGACGAGACACGCGGCGAACTCGGCGCTCACACGGTCACCGGACTGGTCGACACCATCGTGGGCGCCATCGAGATGCTGATGGAGCACAAGCCGACGCAATCGGCCGACGAGTAGGGCTGAGAGGAGCCTCCGGAAGCGAGGAAGTCCCGGCTCGTCGAGCGAGATCTTCACTCGAATCACATTGTGGGGATGTCGAATACATTTGCAGGGAGATATCTCCTGCCTCAGGTCACCGACTGAGATTCTCTGGTTTGCCAACCCGGCAATCACATTCCGCTGCCGATCGGATTCACGTCGATCGCGGCTGAGCCGAATCTTGTCGGTGTCGTGCCTTAGATTGGTTGTCAGCAGGATCGGTTGATGATGAATCCGAGGTCGGCCTCCGTTGTTGGGGCTGGTTTTCGAAGAGATATGTGGGAACGGTCCTGGTGTTCCCTGATCTCTTCGTGCGAAAGGGTGTCCTCGGTGTCGGGTCCGGCGTGGTCGTTGTCGTCGTGGTGGGGTGTCGCCTCACCATGGCCCGACCTCGCACCGCTGTTCACCGGCGATGTCGGTGCCGACGAGATCCCCGACGCCGACACCAACGACCTCGTGGGCTCGTTCGTCGCACTGCAACGCGGCCAGTCGTTTCTGGCGTGGCAGCGCTACCGCACCGCGGCCGAGCTGCATTCCCGGATCGTCGGCAACACTCCCGATCCGCACGCGTTGTTCCTCAAGGATGGTTTCGCCGACTGCGCCGCCCGGATCGCGGTGGCGTTGAGCATCACCCAGCAAGCCGCCGAAAAAGTCATCAACCAAGCCCTCGCGTTGCGCGACCGGCTACCCCTGATCGCCGAACGTCTCCGTGACGGACGTATCTCGGCCGAACTGGTCGCGACGATCATCTCCCGCACCGACCTGATCGACGGCCACGACCACGCGACCCTCATCGACGGTGAGATCGCGGCCGCCCTCGACCTCCATCAAGGAGCATGGTCACGCGAACGCCTGCAGGACATGGTCGACCGGATCGTATTCCGGCATGATCCCGACGCCGTACGCGAACAACGCCGCCGCGCCCTCGACGCGCGCGGCATGTGGGTGCACGCCGGGAAAGATGGCACGGCCACACTGACCGCGACCATGGCGGCCGAGAACGCACGCATCGCCGCAGCCGCAGTGAAAGCCCTGGCCGCCGCGGTGTGCGAGTGCGATGGCCGCACCCGACAGCAACGCGCGTCGGATGCCATGTTCGCCCTGTTGTCGGGTACCCCCTTCGAATGCCAATGCGGTACGTCGCAATGCGGCGCCCAGATCCCCGAACCCGCCACCATCCCGCCGGTCGACTCCACGGTCGTCATCCACGTCGTCTGCGACGAAGCCACCCTCAACGGCACCGCCGACCATGCCGGCTATGTCGCCGGGCACGGGGTGGTCTCCGACGAGCACGTCCGCGATCTCGCCGCGCGCCCCGACGCCGTCATCAAACGGCTCGTCCCGCCGGGCACACCCCAGAACCCGGACGGCTCATTCACGCTGCCCGCACATCTGACGTCCGACCCGTATCGGCCGTCGGCCGCCCTGGACACCTTCGTACGGATTCGCGATGGCTACAGCGTCATCCCCGGCAACACCACCTCGTCCTTCGACGCCGACGTCGACCACGTCGCCGAATACGATCACCACTTCCCCGCGTTCGGCGGGCAGACCACCCCCGACAACCTCAACGCCAAAGACCGCTTCGGGCACCTGCTCAAAACCTTCGGCAACTGGGTCGACGACCAGTACCGCGACCACACCGGCAGATTGCGCACCGAACTCACCACCCCGGAAGGACTGATCATCTCCGGCGTCCCCGAACACCTCGACATCCTGTTCCCTGGACTGCGCCGCATCCGATTCACCGCGCCATCGCAAGCACCACCGTTATCCACGCCGGGACCGCAGCCATCACCGCCCACCCGCTCGCAGAGCCGGGTGGCGGCCAAGCACGCCCGCAGACAACAAGAACGCGAACGCAACCGCAAACGCCGCGAGGCCACCGACGACTGATGCGATCGCTAAGGTGATCTGCATGGCAGGCCGCAGCATGCGTTTCGATCCGATCGCCGAGGCGCGTCAGAACTGGTCCGATGCCGGCTGGGGCGACGTCGCCGACGGGATGGTCGCGGTCACCTCGGTCATGCGTGCCCACCAGATCCTGCTGGCCCGCGTCGAATCGGCGTTACGCCCCTACGATCTGAGCTTCTCCCGTTTCGAATTGCTACGGCTGCTGGCATTCTCCCGGCAGGGCGCTTTGCCGATCACCAAGGCGAGTGACCGGCTGCAAGTCCATGTCACCAGCGTCACCCACGCGATCCGGCGCCTCGAGGAGGCCAAGCTGGTCCGCCGCGTGCCTCATCCGACCGATGGACGCACGACTCTGGTGGAGATCACCGACCTCGGCCGCTCGACCGTCGAGGACGCGACGGCCACGCTCAACACCGAGGTGTTCGGCGACGTCGGGATGAGCGACGACGAGATGGCCGCGATGGTGACGGCGATTCAGTCGCTTCGGCGAGACGCCGGGGACTTCTGAGCCTCGCCTCACGTCAGAAACGTCATTGCGCGGGTTGCTGGTTCAGTGCAGCGACGTGATGATCGCGCTGAAGTCCAGGCCGGCGTGCTGTTCGGCAAATGCCTTGTACAGCTGGGCGGCATGGGTACCGAGTGGCGCCCGGGACCCGGTGCTGGCCACCGCATCCATCGCCAGACCCAGATCCTTGTTCATCAGTGCCGTCGCAAAGCCGGGCTTGAAATCGTTGTTCGACGGCGAGGTCGGGACCGGACCGGGAACCGGACAGTTGGTCTGGACCGCCCAGCAGTTGCCGGTGGCACCGGTGATCACGTCGTAGAGCGCCTGGTCGGAGAGTCCGAGCTTTTCGGCGAGCACGAACGCTTCACCGACCGCGATCTGCTGAACGGCGAGCACCATGTTGTTGCACACCTTCGCGGCCTGGCCCGCGCCGGCGCTGCCACAGTGGATCACCTTGCCCGCCATCGGGTCCAGCGTCGAGCGCGCGGCGATGAACGCGTCGTCCGCACCGCCGACCATGAAGGCGAGCGTGCCCGCGACCGCACCCTTCACCCCGCCGGACACCGGGGCGTCGAGTTGGGCGAAGCCGTGCTCGGCGGCCTGCTCGTTGATCTCCCGCGCGTCATCGACCGAGATGGTGGAGCTGTCGATGAAGAGCGCGCCGGTCGGCGCCGCGGGCAGGATGTCGGCGTAGCACTTCTTCACGATCGGCCCGCTCGGGAGCATCGTGATCACCACTTCGGCTGCCGCCACGGCCTCGACCGCCGTCGGGAAGGTCTCGACACCGTTCCCCTGCGCAGTCTTCACCGCCTCCGGCACCGGATCGAACCCGTGCACGGTGTGTCCGGCCGTCACCAGGTTCGCCGCCATCGGCCCACCCATGTTGCCCAGTCCCAGAAAGGCGATCGTCGTCATTGTCGAATCTCCCAATGTGAATTCGGTTGTGCTGGTGAATCAGTTCAGTTCTCGCGATAGCGCGCGGCGATCGACCGTCCGACCACGACGCGCATGATCTCGTTCGTGCCCTCCAGTATCCGGTGCACACGCAGATCCCGGACGATCTTCTCCAGACCGTATTCGGTGAGATAGCCGTATCCGCCGTGGAGTTGCAGCGCCTGATCGGCCACCGTGAAGCAACTGTCGGTGACGAATCGTTTGGCCATCGCGCACTGCTCCACCTTGTCGGGTGCGCCGGCATCGAGGGCAGCCGCTGCCTGCCACAGCATCAATCGCGAGGCCTGCAGGGAGGTGGCCATGTCGGCGAGGGTGAACCGGATGGTCGGCTCGTCGATCAGCGCACCTCCGAATGCCTTCCGCGATGCGACATAGGTCGCGGCACGGTCGAACGCCGCCTGCGCACCGCCCAGAGAGGACGCCGCGATGTTGAGCCGACCGCCGTTGAGGCCGTTCATCGCGATCCCGAAACCGATGCCTTCCTCACCGCCGAGGAGGTTGGCGGCAGGCACCCGGACCTCGTCGAGGATGACCTGCGCGGTGGGCTGGGCGTGCCAGCCCATCTTGCGCTCCTGCGCACCGAAACTCAGTCCCGGAGCGTCCTTTTCGACGAGGAAGGTGGAGATCCCACGGGCGCCGCTGTCGCCGGTGCGGGCCATCAGCACGTAGACGTCGCTGGTACCAGCACCGGAGATGAACTGCTTGACGCCGGTGAGGACGTAGTCGTCGCCGGATCGGACCGCCCTGGTGGACAACGCCGCCGCATCCGAGCCCGCGCCGGGCTCGGTGAGGCAGTAGCTGGCCACCGCTTCCATCGACGCGAGACGTGGAACCCAGTGGGCACGCTGATCGTCGGTGCCATAATGATCGACCATCCAGGCACACATGTTGTGGATGGACAGGAAGGCTGCGACCGCCGGATCCGCCGAGGCAAGCTGCTCGAAGATCCGCACGCCGTCGAGCCGACGCAGGCCACTGCCCCCGACATCCTCCGAGCAGTAGATCGCACCCATGCCGAGCTC contains:
- a CDS encoding amino acid permease, with amino-acid sequence MTSTAITPPAEPPTSSGGDADDLSEFGYDQQLHRSLGTFASFAAGFSFVSILTTIFQLFGLGFGFGGPAFFWTWPIVYAGQFLVALCFAEIAARYPISGAIYQWSRRMGGEVIGWFGGWFMMIAQVVTASAAAIALQVVLPSVWSGFQIIGDDPTLTSTSGAANAVLLGSILLVIVTAINCVGISWMSRINNIGVTCELVGVVAVVLALFTHAKRGPDVVFDTGIPGQQPGYIWAFIVSGLMAAYVMVGFGSAGELAEETRNPRRVAPRTIRLALTVSAIGGGLMLLGALMAAPTLDDELATGGLPYVLDSVLGSFWGKVLLCDVAVAIFICTLAIQTACSRLMFSMARDGRLPFSKTLSHVNERTGTPIAPSILIGLLCIGILVVNVGNSAIFATLASVCIILIYLAYLAVTAPMLYRRFQGWPKGGVAVDAEGKKLFSMGRLGIVVNLLAVLYGAFMVVNLSWPRAEVFDPAGEMPILRWAGPICIAITVLVGIACFPRGKEHPKPVTVGA
- a CDS encoding TetR/AcrR family transcriptional regulator, with the protein product MATPPASSRTAASPGRPRLVKPKRRGETARDEILDAAAELFTRHGYTGTSTRMIADAVGVRQASLYHYFKTKDDILAALLATTVDPSLEQARELLTSEGEPLQRLLDLARYDVTQLAAARWNLGALYLLPELADVRFGEFRAARQELSAAYEALATAALADVSDTRGLLPFRLVESVIMMRSDETRGELGAHTVTGLVDTIVGAIEMLMEHKPTQSADE
- a CDS encoding DUF222 domain-containing protein; this translates as MSGPAWSLSSWWGVASPWPDLAPLFTGDVGADEIPDADTNDLVGSFVALQRGQSFLAWQRYRTAAELHSRIVGNTPDPHALFLKDGFADCAARIAVALSITQQAAEKVINQALALRDRLPLIAERLRDGRISAELVATIISRTDLIDGHDHATLIDGEIAAALDLHQGAWSRERLQDMVDRIVFRHDPDAVREQRRRALDARGMWVHAGKDGTATLTATMAAENARIAAAAVKALAAAVCECDGRTRQQRASDAMFALLSGTPFECQCGTSQCGAQIPEPATIPPVDSTVVIHVVCDEATLNGTADHAGYVAGHGVVSDEHVRDLAARPDAVIKRLVPPGTPQNPDGSFTLPAHLTSDPYRPSAALDTFVRIRDGYSVIPGNTTSSFDADVDHVAEYDHHFPAFGGQTTPDNLNAKDRFGHLLKTFGNWVDDQYRDHTGRLRTELTTPEGLIISGVPEHLDILFPGLRRIRFTAPSQAPPLSTPGPQPSPPTRSQSRVAAKHARRQQERERNRKRREATDD
- a CDS encoding MarR family winged helix-turn-helix transcriptional regulator — its product is MAGRSMRFDPIAEARQNWSDAGWGDVADGMVAVTSVMRAHQILLARVESALRPYDLSFSRFELLRLLAFSRQGALPITKASDRLQVHVTSVTHAIRRLEEAKLVRRVPHPTDGRTTLVEITDLGRSTVEDATATLNTEVFGDVGMSDDEMAAMVTAIQSLRRDAGDF
- the mmsB gene encoding 3-hydroxyisobutyrate dehydrogenase yields the protein MTTIAFLGLGNMGGPMAANLVTAGHTVHGFDPVPEAVKTAQGNGVETFPTAVEAVAAAEVVITMLPSGPIVKKCYADILPAAPTGALFIDSSTISVDDAREINEQAAEHGFAQLDAPVSGGVKGAVAGTLAFMVGGADDAFIAARSTLDPMAGKVIHCGSAGAGQAAKVCNNMVLAVQQIAVGEAFVLAEKLGLSDQALYDVITGATGNCWAVQTNCPVPGPVPTSPSNNDFKPGFATALMNKDLGLAMDAVASTGSRAPLGTHAAQLYKAFAEQHAGLDFSAIITSLH
- a CDS encoding acyl-CoA dehydrogenase family protein, with amino-acid sequence MTMITDGGLDADERVIVETAAGFAAKRLAPFALEWDENHHFPVDELREAAELGMGAIYCSEDVGGSGLRRLDGVRIFEQLASADPAVAAFLSIHNMCAWMVDHYGTDDQRAHWVPRLASMEAVASYCLTEPGAGSDAAALSTRAVRSGDDYVLTGVKQFISGAGTSDVYVLMARTGDSGARGISTFLVEKDAPGLSFGAQERKMGWHAQPTAQVILDEVRVPAANLLGGEEGIGFGIAMNGLNGGRLNIAASSLGGAQAAFDRAATYVASRKAFGGALIDEPTIRFTLADMATSLQASRLMLWQAAAALDAGAPDKVEQCAMAKRFVTDSCFTVADQALQLHGGYGYLTEYGLEKIVRDLRVHRILEGTNEIMRVVVGRSIAARYREN